The Heteronotia binoei isolate CCM8104 ecotype False Entrance Well chromosome 6, APGP_CSIRO_Hbin_v1, whole genome shotgun sequence genomic sequence tatgtcagctcctgtgatgtctgtcggcgggccaaagacgtcccggccaaaccctcggggttgttacagcccttgcccgcaccctcaggaccctgggacaccatctcgatggacttcattacagaactcccacgatccaaaggtcagacttgcatcttggtggtcgtcgacctatttaccaagatggcccacttcattccgtgtccgaaacttcccacagctcacgagacagcccagctctacctgcaacacatctttcgtctgcacggactcccagcccacctgatctcagaccggggcccccagttctcctctcggttctggcaagccctccattccagcctgggtactcgagtgcacctgtcctcagcctaccacccacagactgatggtcagacagagcgcaccaatgccacgctagagcaatatctccgctgctacacctgctaccagcaggacgactggaccagtctgttgcctctagcggagtttgcatacaacaacgcggtccactcgtccacccaaatgaccccttttgctgcaacctacgggtaccacccgcggttcttcccagcgatcctgccacccacgaatgtccccgccgtcgcggcctacctgcaagaactccgtgccagccaaggcttgctccgagagcagctacagcaggccaaggaggcatataaacgggctgcggaccgaaagaggcaagaaggccctccagtgcagccgggggatcaggtgtggctctcaactcgctacctgcgccggcctggtcggtctcacaagctggatgcacggttcattggaccctaccccgtcgtagaacaaataaaccccgtcgccttcaggctccagttgccaccccacctccgcattcaccctgtgttccatcgctccctccttgttccagctgcaccccctgacccagctcggcctccttccccaccgctgccaccaccggtgttggtggatgacgaggaagaatatgaggtgcgccagattctggactcccggtaccatcgtggaggcctccagtaccttgtggactgggagggatacggcccagaagaccggtcctgggaacctgtggacaatcttcatgccccggacttggtgcaacgattccacagcgaccaccccgacctcccaggcccctcgacggaggggggccctggggggggggggatagtgtcatgggtgctggggaccctgcagaagaaaccgagcctgcagagcctgcagaaggaactgtgcccctgccacctgcaccagtgcccctgcctcctgctgaagaagatccaagcccccctgcctcgccctctcgggtggttcgtgtgcgtgaccgccttcgtcaggacctcagggatcggaggagggcggcacgctcacaagcaagacgctccctgagtggtgaaaggattctggcccttctaagtgtgaggatgcttaagtttcggcaggatcctggctgctgctctgagacagcaattagcccaaatgagcaacaggcagcagagggctatatagctgtgggctttgggaggaggctttgtggaagcaactagtcatctctctgacatcctagcatccactccggcttgactttggttcctgactccctgactttggcttttgacttctggactccctgacctcggcttctggacctcggacctgcgatactggcacactgattcggatttggcgcctcggacccttctgcttactggctacagacctcggactgcctctggactttgcctgacccggccccagccgtgacatccaGCACAGCAGCTTGGAGATCTGTAGTTAATTGTGCTGGCCTCTGCATTTTTGGAACAAGAGCAATGCTGTTGAGTAGTTGCTTATTTGACTCCGAGCCATCTGGTGATTTAGGGGGTAGATGAATTTCATCATGGCCAGAAGATGTAACACAAAACCCTGAAGGCAATGGTAGCAGAATCTGAGGTAAGATGCCAGAAAGCATTGCTTCAGCCTCTGTCTGCAGATTAAATAGAATGTTGGTGGGCTTAAGCCCTTCTAAACAAGCTTTCACTTTGCCCCAGGTACACAGAACTTTGGCTGTGATTTTTGGATGATCCTGAAAAGCATTCCCTATTTTATGCCAGTCTTGTATATTTAAAGTTTCACTCTCAGGAACACACAGAGAAATATCTGTTATAGCTGTAACTAAATCAAAAACATCAGACTTTTTAACAACAAGTCCTTCTTTGGAAAGAAGACAGTGTAAATATTTTCTGAGGCTGGCTTGGGCAGCTGATAAGGGAGAACCCATTTTTTCAGGGTCTGTGTGCTCTTTACTTGACAAATCACACCCACCGTTGGGATCCTTGACCGGATGAATAAAATGTCTTTGAAGCCCTTCCTCGGGCGGAGTGGAGTGATTTTCAAGCAATAAATCAGCCTGAGCAGCACATAACATAGACCCCATCTtcactacagtgtgtgtgtggtctaactTGACAAGCCAACTCACCCCCAGGGACCTTGACCAGGTGAAATTCGACGTCGTAGCCCTCGCCGGGCGCAGGGTGTGAGTGATGATCAATAAATCAGGTTATCTTGTCATGCTATCTCTTCTGTGCCTCGCTGAGGGGCACCAAATGTCGTAATTCAGAAGCTGGGACCAAGTGCGCAGATCCAGCCCACGCACTGGTGATAAGAGAAAGatttacaccaaaagaaaaacacacacatgcacacaaggaggcgcctggaaaaagttatctagtgctgcgcaaatcagtcagaagcttcttcataactcaaaaactctttattatcttcttggTACATTCTTAGTTCCTACAGGACCAAAAGCCCCAAAAGGACCAAAAGCACCAAAAGCCCCCAAGCACAAAAGCACCAAAAGACCCCTCCCTATAccgagggctgccttttatatctttcatgacttaataacatgccacctataccagccaattaattaccctgtgtattctgcccagagacagtaGCTCACACATGCGTACAATAAAAACACCAGCAAGTTTCTTTGAGACATAAATCAAACTAGGCTGCAAAACATCCCGTCCAAGTTCTTATCTCTTTCTGTTCCTCAAGCCTGCATTCCAACACACTTCTATGTACTTAAACTGAATGAATCCCCACACAACAccataccaggcggggcagcatggctgaccacactatgatggtccccggccattgctcccgaatgtgctggaaatcatcacgggcctgccgtgccaaggccttgcccttcaacaatcccagatcattacctcccaggtaaataattaagatctgaggaggaggacctgcTCTATAATTGAACTGATATGGCAGCaagcccagccactgaaggccccggtgcccccgccattcgataacggcatgctggctgagtcccagctgagagccaaccgcagttctccgtgcctgaagagcggcccaaaacacgtgtctATGGCCGCAGGTGAGAACttggctccggctcctctggccaggaacagcagcatctaaagagaaaaaacagttaacacAAACAGGACCAATAACATTCCAACAAACAAAAGGTTGTacataggccttataggccaATGAACGCCACCGACCCAGCCTCAGAATAGAAGTAGCAGGATCCCCATGACCACCGCTGTAGGGGCCGCCCCagtcctaaaggagtgggtcccaaaactGCACCCCTGACAAACCCAGCTCACAAAAAGCCCGGGCCGTCACCGCCCAAGACTGGTGTCTCGTCACAGCTTGCTCAccctaagagccccccaaaaaggctaacaaggatgCAGCATGGAACAAACATGCTTCCAAATgcaaagcacacaccacgtcccagaCCCTCATCCAACCATGTAAAATCGAAGGAGACACGGGACTCCACGTATcgaccctgggaccggcctctctagaccacccctcccaCATCTTTCGCAGACAAAAGTCCGCTGTGTCTTCCCTGTAACCCTAGTGCCTTGCTGGCAAAGCCAacgcagacaggcaccccctaatggatcgcactgccaaccccttacctctcagcaaaacacagtaatggagtaaTACCTCCACCGGACGGGGCCACACCCTGCGGCACCCTAccacagccctaaagtcttcaaactgccgcacagcccgtttgtaagacttccttCCGCGTGCTAGGCGCAatagctagacctatcgctctgcaggcttcggctctccaatcagccatagctcctggggcattagcacctgtctgcctctggggccagctgatgaaatctctccatctgtttacgagatagagcgtcagccaccccattacttaccccaggaacaagTTTGGctaaaacagaatattaagctgcaaacaacgcagagtgaaggccctcaccaatctcataacctacccagatttggatgaaagggaattaatgacgtggaccactgccatattatcacaccaaaaatgaacggtgtgattggccatatccttcccccacagccaaactgcaactaagatgggaaagaactcgagaaacgagAGATCCCAGTTCACCCCTACCCTTGCCCACAAATCAGGCCAGCTaaccgtgcaccaatgtccacggaaataatccccagaacccaaggaaccagcagcctcagacatgacttggagctaagcctcaattcctccccccaaaaggagactccattaaaagactccaaaaattcctgccaaacccttgaatcatccctcatgctgcacgtaaccctagtcctatgctgaggcaagcgtaatcctgccatagcatcacaaagcctcctaagaaaagccctaccaggaaCGACCACTttaatccttccctcagccagccccttggccatcttatccctcacaacctgttccaaaccccaAACAAACTTAAAGGTtacctgacataaacggaactcgaggaccctaGAAAAGGATCCGAAACCCATTttaaaccctctaacaaataccaACTATCAACCCTTTGAGGGTACCTCACCAGCCACTGCTCGAGATCCCACACATATCGGGCTGGGTCCCTTTCTCAGCCggaaaggctcctccacctcctccaggcTTCTTTGCACTCCTACACCCCTGAGCTTTAGGGCAGTCACCAAAAGAGTGGGATCCCCTATacaaggggcattcgtgcttaagcTGGCACGCCGTCCTATCACATACCCCAGGGACTCCTAATTCCCAGCACAGCAAGTGGGgccatcacctgcagccaaagctgctgatggatccgatcccatgaagagacggatacagggcagccctcatccgaaattcctgggcatattgtaaccaggctggcccGCTAAAGGCCATATAGCCCTTGTAGATTATATCCATGTACTGGAACAGGGACACAGCGCGCCacggctgtgccctggcaatcaccatagcataaatacagaacccaggaacccaatttgcccaggtcctgtccactctTCGCTGCTTTAACTTCTTCACTTTTTCATCAAATTCCTccatatccttttttttttttaaactcacgatagagaagagaaaaaatgtccacatattccCCCTTCAAAATTTTACCCTGGTGGCAGGAGGCAGATGATCCCCAAGTGGTAAAGCAACCTCCCCAgagggcaaggctgcaaaaggcaccatcccaaggAGAAGGTGCCCCCTAGCTGGTCCCGCCAAGTTCATCTACCCTCCACCTGATCCCCGACAAGGTATGCATACCTGTCCATGCCCAATTCTGCGGTACTCACCCCCGGAAAAAGCAGGCACCACAGTATTCACTCCTGAAGTACCCTGCCCAGccgccaaagcaggcccccatacaccccatggccaaacctgcccaggcctcACCTGTAAGTTATCAACACCTACCTCCAAGGCCAGCAGGAACCACTGGCAAACCAACACCGGACGTCCCAGCTGCatccaccgcacctgcatcaggACCACTGAGATCgacatccctgccaggcacgatTCCACCATACCTGCCTTCAAgtatagacagcctggtgagaatgttaACTTGCCTTGCCTTCTTGGATTgcctcatccctcccccccccccccccgcttggagAAGGGACACCTAACGCCTGCTCAGGCGGCCTCAGCCTGTGCAGTATACTAGATTCTACTGCTGCTCCATCCTCATCCTCCGAAGATGACAAGGGTGGTGGCCTCCTAGCAGGCCTCTAGATGGTATGGGTGCAGGCTTGTTGCCTTTAGGCTTGCCTGAGCCCACACCCCCAGCCATATTGGCACAGAATTGTCTGAGCAAACAATCACCTCCGaaataaaacatatgaacatatgacgctgccttacactgaatcagacccttggtacgTCAAAGTCAGCATTATCTCCTccgaccggcagtggctctccagggtcgcaagctaaggttttcacacctatttgcctggaccctttaagttggagatgccggggattgaacctggagccttctgcttaccaagcagatgctctaccactgagcaaccctccctccccaagatggagagctgagtcaacctggagccagctacctgaacccagcttccgccgggatcaaactcaggtcgtgcgcatatggctccgactgcagtactgaaactttaccactctgcgccacggggctctaatccagtcctaaaatggctgccgcacccTACAAGAAAGGAGACCTAAGATGGCTGCTCCACTCTCTCACTAAGTAAGCAAAATGGCTGCACTCCCTTTCCCCAGGGAagacacacaaaatggctgccactattcTCTTAAATGCCCTATCCCTCCAAGAAagggcagaaaatggctgcctaatCTTCCCCCAGCAACAGGACTAAATAGCCACCAAAGGTCCCCTCCAACCCACCAAGGCAATCTGGTTCCCtaaacagaagcgggggggggggcagacctgAGCCTCAAAATGAGATCTTCAGGGatgcaggctgaggtttttcacacctaactGCCTGCACCCCCTTATAGCAGGAGATGCTGAAGATGACCACCGAGCCCCTGTCCCTCCCGGCCGGCAGAGTCGCAGGCTGAGGTTTTCCAAGCCCATCTGCCTGCACCCTTTATAGCTGGAGATGGTGGAGATTGCCCACAGAGCCCCAGTCCCTGCAGGCCGTCCTCTTCCccaaaaataaaaggggggggagggagaccacCCCACCTCCTAAGAAAACCCCCCGCTCAGAGACCCCTGGAGCCACACAACTCGCCCAAGGCACCAATGACCCCTTCACCAACAGGGCAACCACCCGCAGCCCAACGCTCCCTGGAACTCAGCCAGATGGTGCTGTCACTGCCGCTGCCAACGCCGCCGAAACGATCCTCAGTCCAAAGAGCGGCCCGCCGACACAACAACAGGCTCCCGACCGTCTGATCGGAAGATCCTGCAGCGAAGCCCCCAAACGTCGTCCAAATCCGATCAACGACAGAATGAACTGAGGGGAACGTGGAGCTAGCTGTTAAAGcagctagccccgcccctcacattgcgcgcccaaacgggcgacttctgactcttccctcccaggaaggcaaacagcgcagaagcagcctagcagctacgctgcaggctgcaagcttctgATTAGACAAAGTGGCattcaaagcaaaacaaaacaaaatatgggAGATTTAAGAGACTCCTACCATTTGCATTTCAAAATTATTAGCTTTCTCTGGATAACATCAAACACATAACAATCAGGgaggaagccagtttggtatagtggttaacagcatcagactctaatctggaaaagtgggtttgattccccactcttccacattaagccagctgggtgaccttgggtcagtcacagtcagAGCTCACTTAGGCcccaaaataagtctagctcaccacaaAACAGATAGAACTTAAGGCTGCCAGGCAATCTTCTTCCATTTGGGAACAGAGACTGGTGATCTGTGCACAAAAATCAGATTCTGTTTTTAAAGGCAAAAGTTTGGATAGGAATAACATGGTTTGGACTAAAAGTAGCTTGAATTGGGTATTTCCCTTAAAGTAATACAACTGGATACCAGGAATGTGCAAAGTGAATGGTTTTAATTGGACTGAGGTGTGTATATTTTTTCAATTGTTGCTTTTGCTCACAGACTTGTTGCTAGGTCCACTCAATCCTCCTCTTTATTCTGTACTTATATAGGAGAATCggtagaagtgtgcatgcacacaaaagcttatacattcaataaaactttgttggtcttgaaggtgccactggactcaatttGGATAGCCTGGGGATCCATTTTCTGGATTTCTCCTATTTTTCCTATTTTCTAAGGCAAAGAAGCCTTTCTACGGCACAGAAGCCTTAGAAGATCCTGCAAACAGAGGAAATAGGAAGTGCAATTAAACCTCTCTTAAGTATAACTAATAAACCTCATCAGTCATATAGAAAGGTTTCTGTCCTTGTCCTGTGAAGACACATAGTAGGACTCGCTCTGTAGTTTCTGTTTGTGCTTCTCTGAGTGATTAGACAGTGATTGTGCAAAGCAAAAGGGTCACATATGTCCAGACAGCATTAGCCACGGTTAGAGTGTACTACTCAATGCTCACCCAAATGTGGCTGTGTTCCCTATTGCCTTCACCAGTGTCTGAGGGGAGGTTACAAGCATACAGATACATGTACTGTGCCTGGTGTGTGGGATACCCAGCCTTTAAGAAACAGAAGTTGTTATTTGAGCAGTAGAAACAGTTATTGTTTCTCTCATCTTTGAGCTGAATGCAAGTACTTTAAATTACAGCATCTATTTTGACAGGGTAACCTTCAGATCTTATTGGGGCAGGATCAAGGTCTAAGGGGGCTTAGAACATTGACAAAACCCCTTCTTGCAAACCTGTTCTTTGAGTTGATGCACCTCAAATGTTGTAGTGCCAACGACTGTGACCAGCTCAAGCCATGGCTCAGGTTATAGTTATGGTTATGTTTACATTTTATATTTGTGTGTTATCAGttggttatcagtgggggggagaacaccagaagttagccttgcctgctTGTAAGAGGGAAGGGAAACTTACAGttcttagaaaatgaaactagatagtctagggccagccctgacccaAGGGCCAATGCTTATCATTACTGAGCAGAAAGCAATGAACTTGAAGAAAAGGAAACAGATTCCAGAGTTTTGTTTGCCAGTGAGTCAgtttttggtttcattttctaagaACTGTGTGTATGTTTCCCTTCCCTCTTAAAAGCAGGCAGAAAAACACATCCCCTAGTTTATTCAGCCCCAGGAGACTATAAAAAAGGAAACTGTAACAGAACTGGCAGATATTTGGTCATTACAGAAAGGCTATTCATTCTTCAGGAGAGAAGGCTAAGTTACTTGACAACAGGTAATAACTTGAAGATCATGAGGTAAGTCAGGAATCATAAAGAAGTGCTGCCTTCTTGTTTATATGCTTTATCTAATACCTGGGATGGCCTCAAGTAAATGAGCTCTTCGTAGCTAAATGCAATTGCTGTTCCCTAACAAAGGATGGAATTCTGAAATAGGGATGCCATCTTCCAGGTGTATAGCAACACACAGAAACTGCAGTGAAGATAGAAGCAACACACAGAAACACTGCATATATCAATTTCAAATATACATACACAATCACACTTTACTTCTTCTCAGTATTGTTAAATCACACTTTAATATGACAGAGTTAAAAGAATATAACAATACTGAGAAGTAAAGTGTgattgtgtatatatatttgaaatttaTATATGCAGTGTTTCTGTGTGTTGCTTCACCCTCCAAGTGcagcctggggatctcctagaaatataacttatctccagactatagagatcagttctcctggagaaaatggatgctttggagggtagattctatgacattgcaccccactgaatgttctccccaggctccaccccaaaatctctagggatttcccaacctggagctggcaagtggttgggggtggggtgggacccAGTAACCCTAACTGGTTCCTGAAtgcagttttggagtggatgtgAGCTAATAAATGGAAGCTTACTCCCAACAAGATGGAAGTACTAATGATTGGCAGAAGGCCTGACCCAGGATTTAAGAAGTTACCTGTTCCAGATGGAGTTGCACTCCCTttgaaggaacaggtctgtaTCCCTAGTCCTACAGCTGGTTTTATTGTGTGGTTTTTAATGATTGAATCTAAACAAAATGAATACAATTAGGTAGAGGTAATTATAGGATTTACTTTTGTTAGTCAGCaagtcttgcatatgattaaatacatttaatggggcatttgtgggtttcctacTAAATCAATTCCTCTCACTGCTAGAAATCCactgcttttgtttgtattttgagtaacaatgttgttaattgggtttgcctgtgtcctttataaagttaatatatctttggtacctggcattactttttatAGCCCAACCCCAGACCTTGaagcaaatgtgtttgacacTGCTGGGCAGaataaatatatgaaaaaaaCTGAATGAGATAATCCAGGAATTTAGAGATAATTTGTTCATGATAAATATACTCAGTTCTGAACTTTATAACATGTAAATATttgtctttctttcccctcctatTTTGTAGTGAGGTTTCTAAGGGATCTTTACAAAAGATCCTGCTGCAGCTTGAATGCCATTTCACATGGATGTTGCTGAAGGAGGACATCACTCCCAAGGATTTGGAGGAAAAAATTGCAGGTCAGATTGAATTTTTACCATCCGAATCCAAAATTCAAAATTATAACCTGCTGGCCTATGCAAACCATTTAAATGGCAAGAAAGAAGCCACTCTGGAAAATTTACAGAAAGCTGAAGAGGCTGTGCAAATCGAACACCCAAAGGAGATTGAAAAGGCAAGTCTTGTTACCTGGGGCAACTATGCCTGGGTGTACTACCACATGGGCCAGCTTGGAAAGGCACAAGAGTACATAAAGAAGGTGGAATGTGTCTGCAAACAACATGGAAGTGACTCTCCTTACAAGATGAAGCTCCCACATATCTACTGTGAAAAGGGGTGGGCACTCCTCAGATTTGGGGGAAGGTATTGTGAAAAGGCCAAGGAGAGCTTTGCAAAAGCATTGGAAGAAGAGCCCCAAAACCCAGAATTTAATGCTGGCTATGCAATCACATTATACCGTATGGAAAATTATTATGGGAAAAAATCTTCCGCAGAAGGGTCATCACTGGAGCCCTTGAGATATGCAGCAAGTCTGAATCCCAATGATGCTTTTCTTGTGCCTGTCTTTGCATTGAAACTACAGGAAGTTGGTCAAgctgaagaaggggaaaaaattattAAGGAAGTCCTTCAAAAAAATCCAAACATTCCCTATGTACTGAAGTATGCTGCCAAATTTTACAGGAAAAAAGGTGATGTCATTAAATCCCTGGAACTCTTGGAAAAAGCATTAGAGTTGACACCAAACTCCAGCTTTCTGCACCATCAGATTGGCCTTTGTTACCGAACACAGTTGCATGAGAAGAAAAGGGCCAGATGTCAAGACAGAGAAAAGATGGAGGAGTTGATCGGACACTGTGTTTTTCACTTCCAAAAAACGGTGGAGCATGATTCTAAGTTTGTCCATGCTTATCTGGCCCTTGCTAGCATGTATGGAGAAGCACAGCGTCATCAAGAAGCAGAGGAAACGTTTCAGAAAGTATTCGCCATGACCAATGTACTTTGTGGAGATAAGCAGGAGCTCCATTTCTCGTATGGCTACTAtcagcagttttttaaaaattcagagtcCGAAGCTGTGGAACACTATCTGGAAGGGTTGAAGATGGGAAAAGAATCACTTGCAGGAGAAAAGTGTAAAGCTTATTTGAAGAAACTGATAGAAAGAAAAATCAACAAAAGTCCAGGAGACGCAAAGAGCTTTGGCATCCTCGGATACATTCACCAATTTAGTGGGGAAAGGCGTCAAGCCATGGAGTGCTACAAACAAGCCCTGGAGATGGATCCTGACAATGAAGAATACCTAAGCGCTCTCCAGGCTTTGAGACTTTCTTTACAAAGCTAAACCTTCCCATGTGTGCTCATAATGTAACAAAATTCAGAGCACTCTACTTAATAGTTCCATCATAGTCCCTGGGATTCCTTTGATGTAGTTGGGTTTAAAATTACACAGCCGTTGATAACTGAACATTAGGCATTACTTTGCCCACATAAATGGCATATTAAATTCAATTTTCAATTCAATTTTATGACAGTCAATTGACcaacaataacaatatacaaaatctcataCTCGGAGACCACAATTTCTGACTACATCAAAACATTCTCATATTCAAATTCTACCAATGCTAAACCTTTAGAATAACACTATTTACCATCTTTACTTTGTTAAAAACTTCCACTTATTTATGACtaaaaaaacaatattttgctactgccCGAGTTAGAGACTTCTTAGTATCTTCCAGTGCATTGAATTGACAATATTTATGGAAGTGCTGTAAGTATCTTGTGAAACCAACTTTGGTACATGAAAGACTCTGCAGCTGCCCCACTACTGATATTGACTCAATTTCCCATATTATGTTTGATTGCCAACTGCACACAGAGTCTTGAAATAAACCTCTACCCTTATATTCTGACCTATTCAGAAACCAATATAGTACAGTTCAATATCTGCTTAATGATACTTTCACTGAAACCACTAATATGGTTGCTAAATTTTTAGCAGAAGCAGTTGTTCTTAGACATAGGCTTTTTATATGAATTGTTTTTGTGGATGAATTTTAATCACTGGAAGTGTATGTTGCAATGTATTTCTTTAACActgctatgccattaaaggtattttgatttgatttagtATCTTCCAATAAATATTTCAGTTACATGACATCTGCAGATTTCAAATAATTAGCCAAAGGTTTAAATTTAGAGAgtaatggaatttttttttcttgtttgaaAGTTTTATTTAGTTTGCAATAGGAAGGCAgggaaaagggggaagaaagagaagggaagaggaaataagaaaaaagtaaaaaagaatGTTACAGTTTGCATATCATAATACAAA encodes the following:
- the LOC132574293 gene encoding interferon-induced protein with tetratricopeptide repeats 5-like translates to MSEVSKGSLQKILLQLECHFTWMLLKEDITPKDLEEKIAGQIEFLPSESKIQNYNLLAYANHLNGKKEATLENLQKAEEAVQIEHPKEIEKASLVTWGNYAWVYYHMGQLGKAQEYIKKVECVCKQHGSDSPYKMKLPHIYCEKGWALLRFGGRYCEKAKESFAKALEEEPQNPEFNAGYAITLYRMENYYGKKSSAEGSSLEPLRYAASLNPNDAFLVPVFALKLQEVGQAEEGEKIIKEVLQKNPNIPYVLKYAAKFYRKKGDVIKSLELLEKALELTPNSSFLHHQIGLCYRTQLHEKKRARCQDREKMEELIGHCVFHFQKTVEHDSKFVHAYLALASMYGEAQRHQEAEETFQKVFAMTNVLCGDKQELHFSYGYYQQFFKNSESEAVEHYLEGLKMGKESLAGEKCKAYLKKLIERKINKSPGDAKSFGILGYIHQFSGERRQAMECYKQALEMDPDNEEYLSALQALRLSLQS